In the genome of Polaribacter atrinae, one region contains:
- a CDS encoding START-like domain-containing protein, whose protein sequence is MDKIKFELEISIHASPHMLYQYISSPSNLQEWFADKVNSRGKEYSFTWEGEEEIAELITKKTDERIRFKWLESEGDDSFFEIKIQVDALTKDVSLIITDFADDEDDVEEAKQLWENQIDELRHTIGA, encoded by the coding sequence ATGGATAAAATAAAATTCGAATTAGAAATTTCAATTCACGCATCACCTCACATGTTGTATCAGTACATCTCATCTCCTTCTAATTTACAAGAATGGTTTGCAGATAAAGTTAACTCTAGAGGTAAAGAATATAGTTTTACTTGGGAAGGAGAAGAAGAAATTGCAGAATTAATTACTAAGAAAACAGATGAGCGAATTCGTTTTAAATGGTTAGAAAGTGAAGGGGATGATAGTTTTTTTGAAATTAAAATTCAAGTAGATGCTTTAACAAAAGATGTTTCTTTAATTATTACAGATTTTGCTGATGATGAAGATGATGTAGAAGAAGCGAAACAGCTATGGGAAAATCAAATTGATGAATTAAGACACACTATAGGTGCTTAA
- a CDS encoding aminotransferase class IV, which yields MINFNGALLNPENIKLSSENRAFKYGDAIFETVKVMHKKVIFWEDHYFRLMASMRMLRMKIPMEFTLEFLEQEILKTVAAQGDANTYRVRLNIFRKDGGLYTPKTNKIDYTIEASESSYQIKETYSLDVYKDFYNYSGLLSTIKTNNRMLNTLASIFADENDLDNCILLNEKKGVVEVTNGNIFIIKGGVIKTPALTEGCIKGIIRNKVIDILSKNKDFTLEETSISPFEVQKADEVFITNAIIGVQPVTGYKKKVFTTEVGKKIAGNLKVLQITGV from the coding sequence ATGATTAACTTTAATGGAGCGTTATTAAATCCAGAAAATATAAAATTATCATCAGAAAATAGAGCTTTTAAATATGGGGATGCCATTTTTGAGACTGTAAAAGTGATGCATAAAAAAGTGATTTTTTGGGAAGATCATTATTTTAGATTAATGGCCTCTATGAGAATGTTACGTATGAAAATTCCTATGGAATTTACTTTAGAATTTTTAGAACAAGAAATTTTAAAAACAGTTGCAGCTCAAGGTGATGCAAATACATATAGAGTTCGTTTAAATATTTTTAGAAAAGACGGTGGTTTGTATACGCCTAAAACTAATAAAATAGATTACACTATAGAAGCTTCAGAAAGTTCTTATCAGATAAAAGAAACTTATTCTTTAGATGTTTATAAAGATTTCTACAATTACTCAGGGCTTTTATCAACCATAAAAACCAATAATAGAATGCTGAATACTTTGGCTAGTATTTTTGCTGATGAAAATGATTTAGACAATTGTATTTTATTAAATGAAAAAAAGGGAGTAGTAGAGGTAACTAACGGAAATATATTTATAATTAAAGGAGGTGTTATAAAAACGCCAGCACTTACAGAAGGTTGTATAAAAGGTATTATTCGTAATAAAGTGATTGATATTTTGTCTAAAAACAAAGATTTTACATTAGAAGAAACTTCAATATCTCCTTTTGAAGTACAAAAAGCAGACGAAGTATTTATTACAAATGCAATTATTGGTGTTCAACCAGTTACTGGTTATAAGAAAAAAGTATTTACTACGGAAGTTGGAAAAAAAATAGCAGGTAATTTAAAAGTATTACAAATTACAGGTGTTTAA
- a CDS encoding YqgE/AlgH family protein yields the protein MQNLKLNKGKLLIAEPAILNDSAFNRTIVLLTEHTAINSVGFILNRPLDYTINDLLPEIDCDFPVYQGGPVEQDNLYFVHKVPQLLPDSIEVANGIFWGGSFECLKDLLNTDTLKVSDIRFFLGYSGWGKEQLDQEMNQNSWFVGDNDFENIFSMDNESLWKNKLLQKGGNYKLWANAPSDFNLN from the coding sequence ATACAAAACTTGAAACTAAATAAAGGTAAATTATTAATTGCAGAACCTGCTATTTTAAATGATAGCGCATTTAATAGAACCATAGTCTTACTAACAGAACATACCGCAATTAATTCTGTTGGCTTTATCTTAAATAGACCTCTAGATTATACGATTAATGATCTACTACCAGAGATTGATTGTGATTTTCCTGTATATCAAGGAGGTCCTGTAGAACAAGATAATTTATACTTTGTACACAAAGTTCCACAGCTACTCCCGGATAGTATAGAAGTTGCCAACGGAATATTTTGGGGAGGAAGCTTTGAGTGTTTAAAAGACTTATTAAATACTGATACCTTAAAAGTATCTGATATTCGTTTTTTCTTAGGCTATTCTGGTTGGGGTAAAGAACAACTAGACCAAGAAATGAATCAAAATTCGTGGTTTGTTGGCGACAATGATTTCGAAAATATTTTTTCTATGGACAATGAAAGCCTATGGAAAAATAAATTATTACAAAAAGGAGGCAATTATAAGCTTTGGGCAAATGCTCCTAGTGATTTCAACTTAAATTAA
- a CDS encoding HU family DNA-binding protein, protein MNKSDLIDAMAADAGISKVAAKAALESFTDNVTSALKGGDKVALVGFGTFSVSNRAARTGRNPQTGKTIEIAAKNVAKFKAGAGLSDAVN, encoded by the coding sequence ATGAACAAGTCAGATTTAATCGATGCAATGGCTGCTGATGCAGGAATTTCTAAAGTAGCAGCTAAAGCGGCATTAGAATCTTTTACAGACAATGTAACTTCTGCTTTAAAAGGTGGTGATAAAGTTGCTTTAGTTGGTTTTGGTACATTCTCTGTTTCTAACAGAGCTGCTAGAACAGGAAGAAACCCTCAAACAGGAAAAACTATCGAAATCGCTGCTAAAAACGTAGCTAAATTTAAAGCTGGAGCTGGTTTAAGCGACGCTGTAAACTAA
- the fmt gene encoding methionyl-tRNA formyltransferase produces the protein MKDMRIVFMGTPDFAVTILKHLVENDYNVVGVITASDKPAGRGRKLNESAVKKYATSVNLPILQPTNLKNQDFNKELKDLNADVQIVVAFRMLPKVVWQMPKYGTFNLHASLLPEYRGAAPIHWAIINGETKTGVTTFFIDDKIDTGEIILQEEIAVSETETVGTLHDKLMFLGADLVAKTIDLIATEKVTTTKQPDLEEKSASKLNPENCRIDWTDTLDNIYNKIRGLNPFPAAWTTIINEKEEIAAKIYAIRKQSNEEEPHNYTIGKIIATKKELKVAVNGGFIIIDEIKLSGKKKMDAKSLLNGYTFSSEANVF, from the coding sequence ATGAAAGACATGCGTATTGTTTTTATGGGAACTCCAGATTTTGCTGTTACTATTTTAAAGCATTTGGTAGAAAATGATTATAATGTAGTTGGTGTAATTACAGCATCTGATAAACCTGCAGGAAGAGGACGAAAGTTAAATGAGTCTGCAGTAAAAAAATATGCTACTTCGGTAAACTTACCTATTTTACAACCTACCAATTTAAAAAACCAAGACTTTAATAAGGAGTTGAAAGATTTAAATGCAGATGTACAAATTGTAGTTGCTTTTAGAATGTTACCAAAAGTAGTTTGGCAAATGCCTAAATATGGTACCTTTAATTTACACGCTTCTTTATTACCAGAATATAGAGGTGCAGCACCAATACATTGGGCAATTATAAACGGAGAAACTAAAACAGGGGTTACCACATTTTTTATTGATGATAAAATTGATACTGGAGAAATTATCTTACAAGAAGAAATAGCTGTTTCAGAAACAGAAACTGTTGGTACATTACATGATAAACTAATGTTTTTAGGAGCCGATTTGGTTGCAAAAACAATAGACTTAATTGCTACGGAAAAAGTAACAACTACAAAGCAACCCGATTTAGAAGAAAAATCTGCATCTAAATTAAACCCAGAAAACTGTAGAATAGATTGGACAGATACTTTAGACAATATCTATAATAAGATTAGAGGCTTAAATCCTTTTCCGGCAGCTTGGACCACTATAATAAATGAAAAAGAAGAGATAGCTGCTAAAATTTATGCAATTAGAAAACAAAGCAATGAAGAAGAACCTCATAATTATACCATTGGTAAAATTATAGCCACAAAAAAAGAATTAAAAGTGGCTGTTAATGGCGGTTTCATTATTATTGATGAAATAAAACTATCTGGAAAGAAAAAAATGGATGCAAAAAGTTTACTAAATGGCTATACTTTTTCTTCTGAAGCGAATGTCTTCTAA
- a CDS encoding RecQ family ATP-dependent DNA helicase — translation MISPKEILKKYWGFSEFRPQQEEIITASLAQKDVIALLPTGGGKSICFQIPALAKEGVCLVISPLIALMQDQVENLTQKGIKATTIKSGSTQDEMITLFDNVKFGSIKFLYLSPERLQSYFIQQKIKELNINLIAIDEAHCISEWGHDFRPSYRNINILRELKPDIPFIALTATANQKVLGDIAKNLELKEPILFKKSFFRENLAYQIFTIEDKLQRLLQIFTKTKTPAIVYVNSRKKTTQIASFLNANNFKSSFYHGGLSSVEKNISFENWMTEKTPIMVATNAFGMGIDKANVGLVIHLDLPTSIENYVQETGRAGRNSKKSFAVLLYNKSDVLLFKDRLEKTLLSISEIKEIHKKLYQYFRIYLGELSEESYSFNLLEFSKKYKYSVLKVDTALKILTNNGIIEISNQYNKKSTLQFIVNSKTVLNYLDKNPMIKNFTNSILRTYAGLFEEEVKIDEFFIAKKSGLTTNLVLANFKRLENDNIIEYKPVKNDTELVFLLPREDDYTINRCSREMKQFIHQKKQKSEDLIAFIQNNTICRSNQVLSYFDEIKTEKCGICDVCISENRKPIKNLSSEILLLLKEQQVLSSQEISASLVANEKDILIHLRQLLTDDKIKINHQNKYQLNN, via the coding sequence ATGATTTCGCCTAAAGAAATATTAAAAAAATATTGGGGTTTTTCTGAGTTTAGGCCACAACAAGAAGAAATAATTACGGCATCCTTAGCACAAAAAGATGTCATTGCATTGTTGCCAACAGGTGGCGGAAAGTCTATTTGCTTTCAAATTCCGGCTTTAGCCAAAGAAGGTGTCTGTTTAGTTATTTCACCATTAATTGCTTTAATGCAAGATCAGGTAGAAAACTTAACGCAAAAAGGCATTAAAGCCACAACTATTAAATCGGGTTCTACACAAGATGAAATGATTACCTTATTTGACAATGTTAAATTTGGAAGCATAAAATTCTTATACCTTTCTCCAGAAAGATTACAATCGTACTTTATTCAACAAAAAATAAAAGAATTAAACATCAACTTAATTGCCATTGATGAAGCACATTGTATTTCTGAATGGGGACACGATTTTAGACCTTCTTACAGAAATATCAACATATTAAGAGAGCTTAAACCCGATATTCCTTTTATAGCTTTAACAGCAACGGCAAATCAGAAAGTTCTTGGAGATATTGCTAAAAACCTTGAATTAAAAGAACCTATACTTTTTAAAAAATCTTTTTTTAGAGAAAATTTAGCCTATCAAATTTTTACTATTGAAGACAAATTGCAACGTTTACTTCAAATTTTTACAAAAACGAAAACACCTGCAATTGTTTATGTCAATTCTAGAAAAAAAACGACTCAGATTGCTTCGTTTTTAAATGCAAATAATTTTAAAAGTTCTTTTTATCATGGAGGTTTATCATCCGTAGAAAAAAACATTTCTTTTGAAAACTGGATGACAGAGAAAACCCCCATTATGGTGGCTACAAATGCCTTTGGAATGGGAATTGACAAAGCTAACGTTGGCTTGGTGATTCACTTAGATTTGCCTACAAGTATCGAGAATTACGTACAAGAAACAGGGAGAGCTGGTAGAAATAGTAAAAAGTCATTTGCGGTTTTGTTATACAATAAAAGTGATGTTTTATTATTTAAAGACCGTTTAGAAAAAACGCTGTTAAGTATCAGTGAAATTAAAGAAATCCATAAAAAATTATATCAATATTTTAGAATTTATTTAGGTGAGTTGAGCGAAGAGTCTTATTCTTTTAACCTTTTAGAGTTTTCTAAAAAGTATAAGTATTCCGTATTAAAGGTAGATACTGCCCTTAAAATATTAACCAATAATGGAATTATAGAAATTAGCAATCAGTATAACAAAAAATCTACGTTGCAATTTATTGTGAATAGTAAAACGGTTTTAAATTATTTGGATAAAAATCCTATGATTAAAAACTTTACCAATTCCATATTAAGAACCTATGCAGGTTTATTTGAAGAGGAGGTAAAAATTGATGAATTTTTTATCGCTAAAAAATCGGGTCTCACTACTAATCTTGTTTTAGCTAATTTTAAACGTTTAGAAAACGACAATATTATTGAATATAAACCTGTAAAAAATGATACGGAGCTTGTTTTTCTACTTCCTAGAGAAGATGATTACACCATTAATAGATGCTCTAGAGAAATGAAGCAATTCATCCATCAGAAAAAACAAAAATCAGAAGATTTAATTGCTTTTATACAAAACAATACTATTTGTAGAAGCAATCAAGTTTTAAGTTATTTTGATGAAATAAAAACAGAAAAATGTGGCATTTGTGATGTTTGTATTTCAGAAAACAGAAAACCTATTAAAAATTTATCATCAGAAATACTATTACTATTAAAGGAGCAACAAGTTTTATCATCACAAGAAATTAGTGCCTCTTTAGTAGCAAATGAAAAAGACATTTTAATACATTTGCGACAACTATTAACAGATGATAAAATAAAAATTAATCATCAGAATAAATACCAATTAAACAACTAA
- a CDS encoding AAA family ATPase, which yields MQQKIVLIGGPGTGKTSVINELVKRGCFCMPEISREVTLEAKKKGIDQLFLTEPLLFSKLLLQGREKQFLEASKSNEDLVFFDRGIPDVHAYMDFFKTEYPATFFEKSNLYKYSKIFHFSPWEDIHTTDNERYESFEETIEIDRFLMKSYTDLGYCIINVPFGSLKERTDFVINSLACDL from the coding sequence ATGCAGCAAAAAATAGTCTTAATAGGTGGACCCGGAACAGGAAAAACCTCCGTTATAAATGAATTAGTAAAAAGAGGGTGTTTTTGTATGCCAGAAATATCTAGAGAAGTTACTCTAGAAGCTAAAAAAAAAGGAATCGATCAATTATTTTTAACTGAACCTTTATTGTTTAGTAAACTGCTTTTACAAGGCAGAGAAAAACAATTTTTAGAAGCAAGTAAAAGCAACGAAGACCTTGTTTTTTTTGATAGAGGAATTCCGGATGTTCATGCCTATATGGACTTTTTTAAAACAGAATATCCTGCTACTTTCTTTGAAAAAAGCAATCTATACAAATACAGTAAGATTTTTCATTTCTCGCCGTGGGAAGACATTCACACGACAGATAATGAACGTTATGAATCTTTTGAAGAAACCATAGAAATTGATCGCTTTTTGATGAAATCTTATACAGATTTAGGCTATTGTATTATTAATGTTCCTTTTGGTTCTTTAAAAGAAAGAACCGATTTTGTAATTAATTCGCTTGCTTGCGATTTATGA
- a CDS encoding DUF493 family protein has protein sequence MSDKKEFYTKLKDQLDDTTNFPADYMYKFIVPTDGNQVQEVEDLFNDSGAVINTKKSKTGKYVSVSIVLKIESSDKVISYYLKAEKIKGIISL, from the coding sequence ATGAGTGATAAAAAAGAATTTTATACAAAGTTAAAAGACCAATTAGACGATACAACTAACTTTCCTGCAGACTATATGTATAAATTTATTGTACCTACAGATGGCAATCAGGTTCAAGAGGTAGAAGATTTATTTAATGATTCTGGGGCAGTAATTAACACAAAAAAATCTAAGACAGGGAAATATGTGAGCGTTTCTATCGTATTAAAGATAGAAAGTTCTGATAAAGTAATTTCTTATTATTTAAAAGCTGAGAAAATTAAAGGAATCATTTCATTATAA
- a CDS encoding peptidylprolyl isomerase produces the protein MKRIVLLFVLSVSISVFSQKKDKTLITIDGEKTTVSEFKRVYEKNLDAIDNEEAKSVTKNLDLYINYKLKVKEAYAINLDTLPSYKREMESYKNQLSAPYLQDTTFIDQLVKDAYFRTKNQVKAKHILIRLPREASPKDTLMVYNKILELRDRIIKGEKFEAIAAQYSEDRSAQDDPKTGRKGNGGDLGYFSAFSMVYPFEVAAYTTKVGDVSMPFKTQFGYHILQVDDVKESKGEIEAAHILIRDTTAVGKIKIDSIYAKLNNKESFDDLAKQYSEDPGSKNNGGKLGKFGAGRMVKPFDDAAFALENIADFSRPFRTRFGWHIVQLIKKHPIKSFDELKNELKEKVKKSSRMQLSEMAVVNKLKKEYTITEFEEAKKILDRKNLRAIPKDSLQNTIISINGKNITQETFISYIRNRRHLAVFKLFDMFKEEQILTYYKENLIHTEPEYAYTLKEYEDGLLLFELMQEKIWTKSSKDSIGLQKFFETQTDKYKTTDLKSVKGQVINDYQTFLEKNWIADLRKKSKVKVSKKELKKLIKFYENK, from the coding sequence ATGAAAAGAATAGTTTTATTATTTGTTTTAAGTGTCTCCATTTCTGTCTTTTCTCAAAAGAAAGACAAAACATTAATCACCATAGATGGTGAAAAAACAACTGTTTCAGAATTTAAAAGAGTCTATGAAAAAAATTTAGATGCTATTGATAATGAAGAAGCAAAAAGTGTTACTAAAAATTTAGATTTATACATTAATTATAAGCTAAAAGTAAAAGAAGCTTATGCTATTAATTTAGATACGTTGCCATCTTATAAAAGAGAAATGGAATCTTATAAAAATCAGCTTTCTGCACCGTATTTGCAAGACACTACTTTTATAGATCAATTGGTAAAAGACGCTTATTTTAGAACTAAAAATCAAGTAAAAGCAAAACATATTTTAATAAGATTACCAAGAGAAGCGTCTCCAAAAGACACTTTAATGGTTTATAATAAAATCTTAGAATTAAGAGACAGAATTATAAAAGGAGAAAAGTTTGAAGCAATAGCGGCACAATATTCTGAAGATAGATCTGCCCAAGATGATCCTAAAACAGGTAGAAAAGGAAATGGTGGTGATTTAGGGTATTTCTCTGCTTTTAGTATGGTGTATCCTTTTGAGGTTGCGGCATACACAACTAAGGTGGGCGACGTTTCTATGCCTTTTAAAACACAATTTGGATATCATATTTTACAAGTTGATGACGTAAAAGAATCTAAAGGAGAAATTGAAGCTGCACATATTTTAATAAGAGATACCACTGCGGTTGGTAAAATAAAGATAGATAGTATTTATGCCAAATTAAATAATAAAGAGAGTTTTGATGATTTAGCAAAACAATACTCAGAAGATCCAGGATCTAAAAATAATGGAGGTAAATTAGGTAAGTTTGGTGCAGGTAGAATGGTAAAACCATTTGATGATGCAGCTTTTGCTTTAGAAAATATAGCTGATTTTTCTAGACCATTTAGAACTCGTTTTGGTTGGCATATTGTACAATTGATAAAAAAACATCCTATTAAGTCTTTTGATGAATTAAAAAATGAATTAAAAGAAAAAGTAAAAAAGAGCTCTAGAATGCAGTTGTCTGAAATGGCAGTTGTAAATAAATTAAAAAAAGAGTACACTATTACGGAGTTTGAAGAAGCTAAAAAGATTTTAGATAGAAAAAATCTAAGAGCAATTCCTAAAGATTCATTACAGAATACTATTATTAGTATCAATGGTAAAAATATTACGCAAGAAACTTTTATAAGCTATATTAGAAATAGAAGGCACTTAGCTGTTTTTAAACTTTTTGATATGTTTAAAGAAGAACAAATTCTAACGTACTATAAAGAGAATTTAATTCATACAGAACCAGAATACGCATATACATTAAAAGAATATGAAGATGGTTTGTTACTTTTTGAATTGATGCAAGAAAAAATTTGGACAAAATCTTCTAAGGATTCTATTGGATTACAAAAGTTTTTTGAAACACAAACTGATAAATACAAAACAACAGACTTAAAAAGTGTTAAAGGACAGGTTATTAATGACTACCAAACCTTTTTAGAAAAAAATTGGATTGCAGACTTAAGAAAGAAAAGTAAAGTTAAAGTGAGTAAAAAGGAGTTGAAAAAATTAATTAAATTTTACGAAAATAAATAA
- a CDS encoding peptidylprolyl isomerase translates to MQHRTTISKYIKTSIFTFFLGFLGLQTFAQKVKIDGVAVVIGKNIVLDSDIAKFKQEVEVRSEGKVKITDCEMLEELMQQKLMAHHAVVDSVTVSDAEISDKVDRSIQYFTQQYGNIEKVIKAYGFNDLEDLKKELTTVQTENLLIEKEQLKITEKIDVTPEEVRLYYNGLKEKGELPQFPAEIELAQIVLTAVPTKEETERVIAKLLEIKKDIEEGSNFRMKAIINSDDPGVTNNGGEYTVTKESAFIKEFKEMAFTLDVNQVSKPFKSEFGYHIMQLHAIKGNTRVASHILMQPDVPDSKMNELKEKADSIVLKIRTGILTFDEAVKKYSDDADTKNSGGLIINPSTGESKFDLTRMDPAFYARVSDLKKGEMTDPFYDEERSGDKMFKFILMKDRTDTHVANIIDDYVKVQQLALQKKKEETITKWSKEKIKDTYINIGPTHSKCTFDKNWKKAVNK, encoded by the coding sequence ATGCAACACAGAACAACAATTTCAAAATATATTAAAACCTCAATTTTTACCTTTTTTCTAGGTTTTTTAGGATTGCAGACTTTTGCACAAAAAGTAAAAATAGATGGAGTAGCCGTTGTTATTGGTAAAAACATCGTTTTAGATTCTGATATTGCTAAGTTTAAGCAAGAAGTAGAAGTAAGAAGCGAAGGGAAAGTAAAGATAACAGACTGCGAAATGCTAGAAGAATTAATGCAACAGAAATTAATGGCACACCACGCAGTGGTAGACAGTGTTACTGTTTCTGATGCTGAAATTTCTGATAAAGTAGATAGAAGTATTCAATACTTTACACAACAATACGGAAATATAGAGAAAGTAATTAAAGCCTATGGTTTTAATGATTTAGAAGATTTAAAAAAGGAATTGACTACAGTTCAAACAGAAAATCTTTTAATTGAAAAAGAACAATTAAAAATTACAGAAAAAATAGATGTTACTCCAGAAGAAGTACGCTTGTATTATAATGGATTAAAAGAAAAAGGAGAATTACCTCAGTTTCCTGCAGAGATAGAATTGGCTCAAATAGTTTTAACAGCAGTCCCTACAAAAGAAGAGACAGAAAGAGTTATTGCCAAATTATTAGAAATTAAAAAGGATATAGAAGAAGGTTCTAACTTTAGAATGAAAGCTATTATTAATTCAGATGATCCTGGTGTTACTAATAATGGAGGAGAATATACAGTGACAAAAGAATCTGCTTTTATTAAAGAATTTAAAGAAATGGCTTTTACTTTAGATGTGAATCAAGTATCTAAACCATTCAAATCAGAATTTGGTTATCATATCATGCAGTTGCATGCAATAAAAGGAAATACAAGAGTAGCTTCTCATATCTTAATGCAACCAGACGTTCCTGATTCAAAAATGAATGAGCTTAAAGAGAAAGCAGATAGTATTGTCTTAAAAATTAGAACTGGAATTTTAACTTTTGATGAAGCTGTTAAAAAATATTCTGATGATGCTGATACTAAGAATAGTGGTGGTCTTATAATTAACCCTTCTACGGGAGAGTCTAAATTCGATTTAACAAGAATGGATCCTGCTTTTTATGCAAGAGTAAGTGATCTTAAAAAAGGAGAAATGACAGACCCTTTTTATGATGAAGAAAGATCTGGAGATAAAATGTTTAAGTTCATTTTAATGAAAGACAGAACAGATACACATGTTGCAAATATTATTGATGATTACGTTAAAGTACAACAATTAGCGCTTCAGAAAAAGAAAGAAGAAACCATTACAAAATGGTCTAAAGAAAAAATAAAAGATACTTATATTAACATCGGACCTACACATAGTAAATGTACGTTTGATAAGAACTGGAAAAAAGCAGTAAATAAATAA
- a CDS encoding AAA family ATPase: MSDVKAVKDLVDKYNALKTEIGKVIIGQHEAVNFTLLSIFCGGHSLLVGVPGLAKTLLVNTVSDALGLHFKRIQFTPDLMPSDILGSEILDENRHFKFIKGPLFSNIILADEINRTPPKTQAALLEAMQERSVTVSGNHYKLDLPFFVLATQNPIEQEGTYPLPEAQLDRFMFSIYLEYPSFKEEVAVVKSTTGNKSATINPLFSAEEIVEIQKLIRKIPVADNVIEYAVGLVGKTRPKSKEATDLVKSYLDWGAGPRASQNLILAAKAHAAVNGKFSPDIENVKAVAIPILSHRIVKNYKAEAEGITVADIIKSLL, translated from the coding sequence ATGTCTGACGTTAAAGCTGTAAAAGACTTAGTAGATAAATACAACGCGCTAAAAACAGAAATAGGTAAAGTAATTATTGGGCAGCATGAAGCTGTTAATTTCACTTTATTATCTATTTTTTGCGGAGGTCACTCGTTATTAGTAGGTGTACCTGGTTTGGCTAAAACCTTGTTAGTAAATACAGTGTCAGATGCTTTAGGGTTGCATTTTAAAAGAATACAATTTACACCAGATTTAATGCCTTCTGATATTTTAGGAAGTGAGATTTTAGATGAAAATAGACACTTTAAATTTATTAAAGGACCTCTTTTTTCTAATATTATTCTTGCGGATGAAATTAACAGAACGCCTCCAAAAACACAGGCCGCTTTATTAGAAGCAATGCAGGAGCGCTCTGTAACCGTTTCTGGAAATCATTATAAATTAGATTTACCGTTCTTTGTGTTGGCTACACAAAACCCAATTGAGCAAGAAGGAACTTATCCTTTACCAGAAGCGCAATTAGATAGGTTTATGTTTTCTATTTATTTAGAATATCCTTCATTTAAAGAAGAGGTAGCAGTTGTAAAAAGTACAACAGGTAATAAAAGTGCTACTATAAATCCATTATTTTCTGCAGAAGAAATTGTGGAAATTCAAAAACTAATACGTAAGATTCCTGTTGCAGATAATGTAATCGAATATGCTGTTGGTTTAGTTGGTAAAACAAGACCAAAATCTAAAGAAGCAACAGATTTAGTAAAGTCTTACTTAGATTGGGGAGCAGGTCCAAGAGCGTCTCAAAACTTAATTTTGGCAGCAAAAGCACATGCAGCTGTAAATGGAAAGTTTTCTCCAGATATCGAAAACGTGAAAGCAGTAGCAATCCCTATTTTATCGCATAGAATTGTAAAGAATTATAAAGCGGAGGCAGAAGGAATTACTGTTGCAGATATTATAAAGTCTCTCTTGTAG
- a CDS encoding RsmD family RNA methyltransferase, producing MRIISGKHKSRRLSAPKNLPVRPTTDMAKESLFNILNNTYFFDSIAVIDLFSGTGNISYEFGSRGTKDIYAIDAHFGCIKYINETAKTLELPINTFKSDVYKFLEKTSLQADVIFADPPYDFEEEQFLKIVDLVFTNNILKEEGVLIVEHSKHTDLSKHEKHSYDKRYGGNVFSFFENE from the coding sequence ATGAGAATAATTTCCGGAAAACACAAAAGCAGACGTTTATCAGCGCCTAAAAACCTACCTGTTCGTCCCACAACAGATATGGCAAAAGAATCGTTATTTAACATCTTAAACAACACGTATTTCTTTGATAGTATTGCTGTTATAGATCTTTTTTCTGGTACAGGAAACATTAGTTATGAATTCGGCTCTAGAGGAACTAAAGATATTTATGCCATAGACGCCCACTTTGGATGTATAAAATACATTAATGAAACAGCAAAAACTTTAGAACTACCAATAAACACTTTTAAAAGTGATGTCTATAAATTTTTAGAAAAGACTTCTTTACAAGCAGATGTTATTTTTGCAGATCCTCCTTACGATTTTGAAGAAGAACAATTTTTAAAAATAGTAGATTTAGTTTTTACAAATAACATTCTTAAAGAAGAAGGGGTTTTAATTGTAGAACACTCTAAACACACCGACCTTTCTAAACACGAGAAACATAGTTATGATAAGCGTTACGGAGGAAATGTATTTAGCTTCTTTGAAAACGAATAA